One Carassius gibelio isolate Cgi1373 ecotype wild population from Czech Republic chromosome B18, carGib1.2-hapl.c, whole genome shotgun sequence DNA segment encodes these proteins:
- the LOC127977693 gene encoding potassium/sodium hyperpolarization-activated cyclic nucleotide-gated channel 1, producing MMRSVEMSGNSSRSTGKTRFSGLKDVLRGKLTLRVHPEGNENKEKREVKTCRCVIHPRSRIRHYYLMFMVILAFVNLITIPLDMAFSEDMKGRGYECWVAFNIFSDAMFCIDVAINFKMGIFSDDGQAILDPKLIRNAYFKSWFAPDVVAAFPVDILITIVEYFYQADTDVLLASKLVRILMFVRIFSMIRLLRVPKLLRFCFELESVSDIQLEEAKKFFRVFFMLMLIILVWHWNTCVQYFISLLEEFPQDCWVMQENLKNTSIGEKYSYSSFRAFSQMAWISTKSIESPTRMAERWAALVSMVIGYIMCFSLIACLIATVGSTSTTCNEYKKKISQLQSSKMFKKLPRDLRQRTTAQYKWQYDKRNILDLVSKRLRKDIMAHMCPNLLSKGSMFIMHDREFTEAILVKLEYELFQAEDIVIHRDAKADHMFFIEHGRVLVKNQFFRMELCDGDHFGEISFLFGGRQLATVSALTACSLFSLSLKHFEEIEEEFPHVVKDLRAVAQRLKDDLEGVGVVHQVTSASNSVCDDTSGDFVLVN from the exons ATGATGCGCTCAGTCGAGATGAGTGGAAATAGCTCAAGAAGCACGGGAAAAACACGATTCTCGGGCCTTAAAGATGTCCTGAGAGGAAAGCTAACCTTAAGGGTGCATCCTGAAGGAAACGAAAATAAAGAGAAAAGGGAAGTTAAAACCTGCAGATGTGTGATACACCCCCGGAGTCGCATCAG gcATTACTATCTTATGTTTATGGTGATCTTAGCTTTCGTGAACCTTATAACAATTCCTCTAGACATGGCATTTTCTGAGGATATGAAAGGTAGAGGCTACGAATGCTGGGTGGCCTTCAATATATTCTCAGACGCCATGTTTTGCATTGATGttgccattaattttaaaatgGGTATATTCAGTGATGACGGTCAG GCCATACTGGATCCAAAATTAATCAGAAATGCTTATTTCAAAAGTTGGTTTGCTCCTGATGTGGTGGCTGCCTTTCCGGTTGACATTTTAATTACTATTGTG GAGTACTTTTATCAAGCTGACACGGATGTACTGTTGGCTTCGAAGCTGGTGCGAATACTCATGTTTGTGAGGATTTTCAGCATGATCCGTCTACTCCGTGTGCCGAAGCTGCTGAGATTCTGCTTTGAATTGGAAAGC GTCTCTGACATTCAGCTTGAAGAAGCCAAGAAGTTTTTCAGGGTGTTTTTCATGTTGATGTTGATAATCCTGGTGTGGCACTGGAACACCTGTGTTCAGTACTTCATATCTCTACTGGAGGAGTTTCCTCAAGACTGCTGGGTCATGCAAGAGAATCTCAAG AATACATCGATCGGGGAAAAATACTCCTACTCTTCCTTCAGAGCCTTCTCTCAAATGGCCTGGATTTCAACTAAATCTATTGAATCACCAACAC GAATGGCAGAACGGTGGGCGGCTCTTGTTAGCATGGTGATTggatatataatgtgtttttctctcatcgCCTGCTTGATCGCAACAGTCGGGAGCACGTCAACGACTTGCAATGAATACAAGAAAAAG ATCAGCCAGCTGCAATCCTCCAAAATGTTCAAGAAGCTTCCCAGGGATCTGCGCCAGCGCACCACTGCCCAGTACAAGTGGCAATACGACAAGAGGAACATCCTCGATCTGGTGTCAAAACGGCTGAGAAAG GATATTATGGCACACATGTGTCCCAACCTGCTGAGCAAAGGCTCCATGTTCATAATGCACGACAGAGAATTCACCGAAGCCATCTTAGTGAAGTTAGAGTACGAGTTATTCCAAGCAGAAGACATCGTCATTCATCGGGACGCTAAAGCTGACCACATGTTCTTCATCGAGCATGGACGTGTGCTCGTGAAGAACCAGTTTTTCCGAATGGAGCTGTGCGATGGAGACCACTTTGGAG agaTCAGCTTCCTGTTTGGTGGAAGGCAGCTGGCTACAGTTTCTGCTCTGACCGCCTGCAGTCTTTTCTCCCTGTCATTAAAGCATTTTGAGGAGATTGAGGAAGAGTTTCCACATGTTGTGAAGGATCTGAGGGCAGTGGCTCAACGGCTCAAAGACGATCTCGAGG GTGTTGGGGTTGTACATCAAGTTACATCAGCATCGAACAGTGTGTGCGACGACACATCAGGAGATTTTGTTTTAGTCAATTAG
- the LOC127977694 gene encoding ras-related protein Rab-27A, whose product MSEGDYDYLIKFLALGDSGVGKTSFLYQYTDGKFNSKFITTVGIDFREKRVVYKSSGPEGTVGRGQRIHIQLWDTAGQERFRSLTTAFFRDAMGFLLLFDLTNEQSFLNVRNWMSQLQTHAYCENPDVVLCGNKSDLEDQRAVKTESARELAEKYGVPYFETSAASGENVSRAVEVLLDLIMKRMERCVDKSWIPDGMVRTNGHSSSDLAEPRDAEQSKCGC is encoded by the exons ATGTCCGAGGGGGACTATGATTACCTCATCAAGTTCCTCGCGCTGGGGGACTCTGGGGTGGGAAAGACCAGCTTCCTGTACCAGTACACGGACGGCAAATTCAACTCCAAATTCATCACCACAGTGGGAATAGACTTCAGAGAAAAACGAGTG GTGTACAAGTCCAGCGGTCCTGAGGGGACGGTCGGGAGAGGACAGAGGATTCACATCCAGCTCTGGGACACGGCCGGTCAGGAGAG GTTTCGGAGTTTGACCACCGCGTTCTTCAGGGACGCCATGGGCTTCCTGTTGCTCTTTGACCTCACCAATGAGCAGAGCTTCCTTAATGTGCGGAACTGGATGA GTCAGCTGCAGACGCACGCGTACTGCGAGAATCCCGACGTCGTCTTGTGCGGAAACAAATCAGACCTGGAGGACCAGCGCGCCGTGAAAACAGAGAGTGCGCGAGAACTGGCCGAGAAATACGG TGTCCCGTACTTCGAGACGAGCGCTGCGAGCGGTGAGAACGTGAGTCGTGCCGTGGAGGTCCTGCTGGATCTGATCATGAAGCGCATGGAGAGATGTGTGGACAAATCCTGGATCCCCGACGGGATGGTTCGCACCAACGGACACAGCTCCAGCGACCTGGCAGAGCCACGTGACGCCGAGCAGAGCAAGTGCGGCTGCTAA
- the LOC127977482 gene encoding protein PIGBOS1 — MFGRRIPFNQIAFATLVGVVGGVYIYRPMFEAHRKPPSAPDQDLKSDPAEQRAETTQQEQQDASAAQDGV; from the coding sequence ATGTTTGGAAGACGGATCCCCTTTAATCAGATTGCGTTTGCTACTCTGGTTGGAGTGGTGGGAGGTGTGTATATCTACAGGCCTATGTTTGAGGCACACAGAAAACCTCCATCTGCACCAGATCAAGACCTCAAGTCTGACCCAGCAGAGCAGAGAGCGGAAACTACCCAACAAGAACAACAAGATGCATCTGCAGCCCAAGACGGAGTCTGA